One Epidermidibacterium keratini DNA segment encodes these proteins:
- the ndk gene encoding nucleoside-diphosphate kinase has protein sequence MSERTLILIKPDGVERRIVGEVISRIERKGLEIVAMDLRTLDRETAGQHYAEHEGKPFYPDLVDFITSGPLVAIVAEGENAVAAWRQLAGATDPVKAAPGSIRADFATVMNRNIVHGSDSPENGIREAKIFFPDL, from the coding sequence ATGTCTGAGCGCACGCTCATCCTGATCAAGCCCGACGGCGTCGAGCGCCGCATCGTGGGCGAGGTAATCAGCCGCATCGAACGCAAGGGCCTCGAGATCGTCGCCATGGATCTACGCACTCTCGATCGCGAGACCGCAGGGCAGCACTACGCCGAGCACGAGGGCAAGCCGTTCTACCCTGACCTCGTCGACTTCATTACCAGCGGACCGCTGGTGGCCATCGTCGCCGAAGGCGAGAACGCCGTCGCCGCGTGGCGCCAGCTCGCCGGCGCAACCGACCCGGTTAAGGCCGCGCCCGGCAGCATCCGTGCTGACTTCGCCACCGTCATGAACCGCAACATCGTCCACGGTTCGGACTCGCCGGAAAACGGCATCCGCGAAGCCAAGATCTTCTTCCCGGACCTGTGA
- a CDS encoding branched-chain amino acid ABC transporter permease yields the protein MPSWLDNNIVSVVDGVAYGLLLFTLAVGLSLVFGMMDVLNLAHGTLFLVGAYMAYRFSDGSWGGLILALIVGVGLGAVGGVVLAAMTAPLSTRGHLDQAALTLGISLIGAEVLIMIFGAEVLPTRPPAALDFSISIFGHPYPVYRLVFIAVAGLLALTVYLVFNRTSLGALVRATVADRDMVRAMGIDTRKVLFGVFAFGAALAAFGGVLGAPIRPPGPGVDEQVLVLSLVVVVVGGLGSVQGALVGALLIGQVQTLGVALVPQYASFLLFGAMLAVLVWRPAGLWSLVGRRT from the coding sequence GTGCCGAGCTGGCTCGACAACAACATCGTCAGCGTCGTCGACGGCGTCGCCTACGGACTGCTCCTCTTCACACTCGCGGTCGGGCTGTCACTCGTCTTCGGGATGATGGACGTCCTCAACCTCGCGCACGGCACCCTCTTCCTGGTCGGCGCCTACATGGCCTACCGGTTCTCCGACGGCTCGTGGGGTGGGTTGATCCTCGCGCTGATCGTCGGTGTCGGGCTCGGTGCAGTGGGCGGTGTCGTACTCGCCGCGATGACAGCACCACTGTCGACACGAGGGCACCTGGACCAAGCGGCGCTCACGCTCGGCATCTCGTTGATCGGCGCAGAAGTTCTCATCATGATCTTCGGTGCCGAGGTGCTGCCCACCCGTCCACCGGCCGCGCTGGACTTTTCGATCTCGATCTTCGGACATCCCTACCCCGTCTACCGACTCGTCTTCATCGCAGTCGCCGGGCTCCTCGCCCTCACCGTGTATCTCGTCTTCAACCGCACGTCGCTCGGGGCGCTCGTGCGCGCCACGGTGGCCGACCGCGACATGGTGCGCGCGATGGGCATCGACACCCGCAAGGTCCTCTTTGGCGTCTTTGCCTTCGGCGCCGCGCTTGCCGCGTTCGGCGGCGTACTCGGCGCCCCAATCCGTCCGCCTGGACCGGGCGTTGACGAGCAGGTGCTCGTGCTCTCGCTCGTAGTCGTGGTCGTCGGCGGTCTCGGCTCGGTACAGGGTGCCCTCGTGGGGGCGTTGCTTATCGGCCAGGTGCAGACGCTCGGCGTCGCGCTCGTCCCGCAGTACGCCTCCTTCCTGCTCTTCGGCGCGATGCTCGCCGTGCTCGTCTGGCGCCCCGCAGGCTTGTGGTCGCTCGTAGGGAGGCGCACATGA
- a CDS encoding ABC transporter substrate-binding protein: MSTSANPVRYLRSLGAAAIATSLLALSACSGSALGGDDSSGSEGPVKIGLLVPQSGVYKSLGDDMKAGFEVYLEQNDNQLGGREVEVILADEGESPDTGKAAAQKLLEQDQVAAVTGVVSSLTMNAIADEFAAAQIPLVSSNASPVGLVKDFVWRTSYENDEPGKALGTYVSGLGGGSTYLIAADYQAGKDETGGFKSTYEPAGGVIAGEGYTPFPGTTNFQPYLANITASGATNVFSFYAGGAAVDFVKQYAQFGLAGTVKHYSAGFLTEGSVLEAQGESALGTFTAMNYAPDIDNEINKKFVEDYEAKTGLQPTTYAMASYDAAKVLDMAIEEAGTDSAEIDKQIAELGEIESPRGTWEFNDTKTPKQMWYLREVQMVDGKLVNAIVEELGEQG; the protein is encoded by the coding sequence ATGTCGACCTCAGCCAATCCGGTCCGATACCTCCGATCCCTTGGCGCGGCAGCGATCGCGACAAGCCTTCTCGCTCTCAGCGCGTGCAGCGGATCCGCCCTCGGCGGCGACGACAGCTCCGGCTCGGAAGGCCCAGTCAAGATTGGGCTTCTCGTTCCTCAGTCCGGTGTCTACAAGTCGCTCGGTGACGACATGAAGGCCGGGTTCGAGGTCTACCTCGAGCAAAACGACAACCAGCTCGGCGGCCGCGAGGTCGAGGTGATCCTGGCCGATGAGGGCGAGTCACCAGACACCGGCAAGGCCGCAGCCCAGAAGCTGCTCGAGCAAGATCAGGTCGCTGCCGTGACCGGCGTCGTGAGCTCGCTGACGATGAACGCGATCGCCGACGAGTTCGCGGCGGCGCAGATCCCCCTCGTCAGCTCGAACGCCTCCCCCGTTGGCCTGGTGAAAGACTTCGTCTGGCGCACGTCCTACGAGAACGACGAGCCGGGCAAGGCGCTCGGCACCTATGTCTCCGGACTCGGCGGCGGATCGACGTACCTCATCGCCGCCGACTACCAGGCCGGCAAGGACGAGACCGGTGGCTTCAAGTCGACCTACGAGCCGGCTGGCGGCGTGATCGCCGGCGAAGGCTACACACCATTCCCCGGTACGACGAACTTCCAGCCATATCTGGCAAACATCACCGCCTCGGGCGCGACAAACGTCTTCTCCTTCTACGCCGGCGGCGCCGCGGTCGACTTCGTCAAGCAGTACGCCCAGTTCGGCCTCGCCGGCACCGTCAAGCACTACTCGGCCGGCTTCCTCACCGAAGGCAGCGTGCTTGAGGCTCAGGGCGAATCGGCTCTCGGCACCTTCACCGCGATGAACTACGCGCCGGACATCGACAACGAGATCAACAAGAAGTTCGTAGAGGACTACGAGGCCAAGACCGGCCTGCAGCCGACCACCTACGCGATGGCGTCGTACGACGCAGCCAAGGTGCTCGACATGGCGATCGAGGAGGCCGGTACCGACTCGGCCGAGATCGACAAGCAGATCGCCGAGCTCGGTGAGATCGAGAGCCCGCGCGGCACCTGGGAGTTCAACGACACCAAGACTCCCAAGCAGATGTGGTACCTGCGCGAGGTGCAGATGGTCGACGGCAAGCTGGTCAACGCCATCGTCGAAGAGCTCGGCGAGCAAGGCTAA
- a CDS encoding ABC transporter ATP-binding protein, which yields MSTSAPAETTALIEATNLRKSFGDFVAVDGIDFAVSPGESFGFLGPNGAGKSSTMRMVAAVSPPTNGRLRIFGQDPVEQGPAIRARLGVVPQQDHLDTELTVWENLYIYGRYFGLRKSQLAPRIDELLDFAQLSERRKDKVEPLSGGMKRRLTIARALINEPEILLLDEPTTGLDPQARHVLWDRLYRLKQRGVTLVLTTHYMDEAEQLCDRLVVMDHGQIVAEGSPRQLIAQHSTREVAELRFGVDANEAAAERLAGFAERVEVLPDRVLLYVADGERTLEDVANAGIHPVASLVRRSSLEDVFLKLTGRTLVD from the coding sequence GTGAGCACATCAGCGCCTGCGGAGACGACGGCGCTGATCGAGGCGACCAACCTGCGCAAGTCGTTCGGCGACTTTGTCGCAGTCGACGGCATCGACTTTGCCGTAAGTCCGGGGGAGTCCTTTGGGTTCCTCGGTCCCAACGGTGCCGGCAAGTCCTCGACGATGCGGATGGTCGCCGCTGTCTCTCCGCCGACCAACGGCCGGTTACGTATCTTCGGGCAGGACCCCGTGGAGCAGGGTCCTGCGATCCGAGCCCGTCTCGGCGTCGTACCGCAGCAGGACCACCTCGACACTGAGCTGACGGTGTGGGAGAACCTGTATATATATGGCCGATACTTCGGCCTGCGCAAGTCGCAGCTCGCGCCGCGTATTGACGAGCTGCTGGACTTCGCGCAGCTCAGCGAACGCCGCAAGGACAAGGTCGAGCCACTCTCTGGCGGCATGAAGCGGCGCCTGACGATTGCCCGCGCACTGATCAACGAGCCAGAGATCCTGCTACTCGACGAGCCGACAACCGGACTCGACCCACAGGCGCGACATGTGCTGTGGGACAGGCTCTATCGGCTCAAGCAGCGCGGAGTCACGCTCGTGCTCACCACCCACTACATGGACGAGGCCGAGCAGCTGTGCGACCGACTGGTAGTCATGGACCACGGCCAGATCGTCGCCGAAGGCTCACCGCGACAGCTCATCGCGCAGCACTCCACCCGAGAGGTCGCCGAGCTCCGCTTCGGAGTCGACGCCAATGAAGCGGCCGCTGAGCGGCTAGCCGGTTTCGCCGAGCGCGTCGAGGTGCTTCCCGACCGGGTGCTGCTCTACGTCGCCGACGGCGAACGCACCTTGGAAGATGTTGCGAACGCGGGTATCCACCCCGTCGCAAGCTTGGTACGCCGATCCTCACTCGAGGACGTGTTTCTGAAGCTGACCGGCCGGACCCTGGTCGACTGA
- a CDS encoding branched-chain amino acid ABC transporter permease: protein MRWRIVAAVAAVAVLLAVPFSVGTYAVSTWSNALTFAVLAMSVNLLTGIAGLPTLGQAAYFGAGGYAAALVALNVSELGPVQLVAGGLVGAALAAVTGPAAIRARGVAFLMITLAIGELAYVAAGQLSGITRGTDGISGIPAVVPLPGMEPLANKGILYYYVLAVVILVFIAIAVLLRSPFGASLRGLRDNEDRLRAVGYRPTAYAYGAYVIAGGIAGIGGSLLVTTERFIAPGDLGFDIAALALLAVILGGVGSMWGACVGAIVVIFVRDYVGSSLSGSLAGHGPLLLGILFVLVIYLLPRGIAGGIRLPRRQRNRPAGDRDGHDPSDDRDGPEPGDGVTDEKRVGV from the coding sequence ATGAGGTGGCGCATCGTCGCGGCCGTCGCCGCTGTCGCCGTACTGCTCGCCGTGCCGTTTTCCGTTGGCACGTACGCCGTCTCAACGTGGTCCAACGCGCTGACCTTCGCGGTCCTCGCCATGAGCGTCAACCTGCTGACGGGGATCGCCGGACTGCCGACACTCGGACAGGCCGCCTACTTCGGCGCCGGCGGGTACGCCGCTGCACTGGTCGCGCTCAACGTCAGCGAGCTCGGCCCCGTGCAGCTGGTGGCAGGTGGCCTGGTCGGTGCCGCACTTGCCGCGGTCACCGGCCCAGCGGCGATCCGCGCTCGTGGCGTCGCGTTCTTGATGATCACCCTCGCGATCGGCGAGCTGGCGTACGTCGCCGCCGGCCAGCTGAGCGGGATCACCCGCGGCACCGACGGCATCTCCGGCATCCCCGCCGTCGTACCGCTTCCCGGGATGGAGCCGCTGGCTAACAAGGGCATCCTCTACTACTACGTGCTCGCGGTCGTCATCCTCGTTTTCATCGCGATCGCCGTGCTGCTGCGGTCGCCGTTCGGCGCCTCGCTGCGCGGGTTGCGCGACAACGAAGACCGGCTCCGCGCAGTCGGCTACCGGCCCACGGCCTACGCGTACGGCGCCTACGTGATCGCCGGTGGCATCGCGGGCATTGGCGGATCGCTGCTTGTCACCACCGAACGTTTCATCGCGCCGGGAGACCTTGGCTTCGACATCGCCGCACTCGCGCTCCTCGCGGTGATCCTCGGTGGCGTCGGCTCGATGTGGGGCGCTTGCGTAGGCGCGATCGTGGTCATCTTCGTGCGCGACTACGTCGGCTCGTCGCTGTCAGGATCACTCGCCGGCCACGGTCCACTGCTGCTAGGCATCCTTTTCGTACTGGTCATCTATCTGCTGCCGCGCGGCATCGCCGGTGGCATCCGCCTCCCTCGACGCCAGCGCAACCGACCTGCTGGCGACCGCGACGGGCACGACCCCAGCGATGATCGTGACGGTCCCGAGCCAGGCGACGGCGTGACCGACGAAAAGCGGGTGGGCGTATGA